From the genome of Wolbachia endosymbiont (group B) of Parapoynx stratiotata, one region includes:
- a CDS encoding type IV secretion system protein, translating into MFEHLSNQNLVKLCISFVILFLLSGCGCIKPEDSSGLREKLDIVSTEQKWVDSGVYISDKIKVTEINIIPDKVNFCSQYKDFAIEPGVRNVTLPFALKAGDAISFSVVGSKMCKNDNGTVTYKKIDESCGEGETEYFAHVLNQENCQGEICPNKYIIGDAKWLNGKEYWNPSFVKSDQDEKKIENIINSIKQGENIDCRRLSSSQKGEIDTYLLNLACENMCYYANQNCVLIESNTIDDGSVAKKLGDALVIGNAEASKIIKEIVEKEIKTYIPSLVVSMEKEELEHERGNIRTNYDYEIKNNHPQGEKLTFTFNTKGKGGFNIRVTKNHSLKNNLYIHVSDKFPEHNPGEILGDIPVDISEVHNTEYMERLKEKLKDKSGTIYYGIRDHGCDYKKNEGQFSINLTTKEPPVRTFSAIYNFFDEKVKTAFFGSSYKDTNAIHSDTSPVKSLYQSFVASNRTNTIRSTIVSLLVLYIVLYTLYYFFGLSHASIYEFLIICVKIGVITQLLNDNSWSFFYNNAFSIFVNAPKQLIEIANFRGTTSNVFEFLDLPLNRFLSAHSVLLIVSLIFSGPLGIVSFCLVIWGLITVSLSMFNALFSFITSIAIVALLLSLAPLFIICLLFGYTRQMFHNWVKNLARFAIHPVVLLIFISLISQVMDYIVYSVFNFEVCPTCILNLNLRIFNPCIFYGYASKHVPNITAMMAFVILGHAMKALVEASSTISDSLFGVYVASEPGRQYQQSLMGTVGLDEQSIQRRAGQQSGTPSRRPQIPQSAQRSAPKIPTNTGNQ; encoded by the coding sequence ATGTTTGAACATTTGAGCAACCAAAACTTGGTTAAGCTATGCATAAGTTTTGTGATACTCTTTTTATTATCTGGGTGCGGGTGTATTAAGCCAGAAGATTCATCAGGCTTGCGTGAGAAATTGGATATAGTATCAACAGAGCAGAAATGGGTTGATTCTGGAGTCTATATTTCGGATAAAATAAAAGTAACAGAGATTAATATAATACCTGATAAGGTTAATTTTTGTTCGCAATATAAAGATTTTGCAATTGAACCTGGAGTAAGAAACGTTACATTACCGTTTGCGCTTAAAGCTGGCGATGCGATAAGCTTTAGTGTTGTTGGAAGTAAAATGTGTAAAAACGATAATGGCACGGTCACCTATAAAAAAATTGACGAGAGTTGCGGTGAAGGAGAGACGGAGTATTTTGCACATGTTTTAAATCAAGAGAATTGTCAAGGTGAAATATGCCCTAATAAATATATTATAGGTGACGCAAAATGGTTGAATGGAAAAGAATACTGGAATCCAAGTTTTGTAAAATCTGATCAAGATGAAAAGAAGATTGAAAATATCATTAATTCTATCAAACAAGGAGAAAATATAGACTGCAGGAGGCTTTCAAGCAGTCAGAAAGGTGAGATAGATACGTACCTTTTAAATCTTGCCTGTGAGAATATGTGTTACTATGCTAATCAAAATTGTGTTCTGATTGAGTCTAATACCATAGATGATGGCAGTGTGGCTAAAAAACTTGGTGATGCTTTAGTTATTGGTAATGCTGAGGCCAGCAAAATTATTAAAGAGATTGTGGAAAAGGAGATCAAAACTTATATTCCATCGTTAGTAGTGTCAATGGAGAAAGAAGAACTTGAACACGAGAGAGGCAATATACGTACTAATTATGATTATGAAATAAAGAACAATCACCCCCAAGGTGAGAAATTAACTTTCACCTTTAATACTAAGGGCAAGGGTGGTTTCAATATAAGAGTAACGAAGAACCATAGTCTAAAAAACAACTTATATATACATGTTTCTGATAAGTTTCCTGAGCACAATCCTGGTGAAATTCTGGGGGATATACCTGTGGATATCAGTGAAGTTCATAATACTGAGTATATGGAAAGATTAAAAGAAAAGCTAAAAGACAAGAGTGGCACTATATATTACGGAATAAGAGATCATGGCTGTGATTATAAGAAAAATGAGGGTCAGTTTAGTATTAACCTTACAACTAAAGAGCCACCTGTAAGAACTTTTAGTGCGATATATAATTTTTTTGATGAAAAAGTAAAAACTGCATTTTTCGGTTCTAGCTACAAAGACACTAACGCGATTCACTCTGATACTAGCCCTGTGAAGTCTCTTTATCAAAGTTTTGTAGCATCAAATAGAACAAATACCATCAGATCTACAATAGTGTCGTTATTAGTATTATATATAGTTTTATACACCCTTTATTACTTTTTTGGATTGTCTCATGCTTCTATATATGAATTTTTAATTATATGTGTAAAGATAGGAGTTATTACCCAATTGCTGAACGATAACAGTTGGAGTTTTTTTTATAACAATGCATTTTCTATTTTTGTTAATGCTCCAAAACAGTTAATAGAAATAGCAAATTTCAGAGGTACAACATCAAATGTTTTTGAATTTCTTGATTTACCGCTCAATAGGTTTTTATCAGCACACTCAGTGTTACTAATAGTATCTCTTATATTCTCTGGTCCTTTGGGTATTGTATCGTTTTGCTTGGTGATTTGGGGTTTGATAACAGTGAGCTTATCGATGTTTAACGCCTTATTTTCTTTTATCACATCTATAGCAATAGTTGCATTATTGCTTTCCTTGGCGCCTCTTTTTATTATTTGCCTTCTATTTGGATATACTAGACAGATGTTTCACAATTGGGTCAAAAATTTAGCAAGATTTGCAATTCATCCGGTAGTGCTTTTAATTTTTATATCATTAATAAGCCAGGTTATGGATTATATTGTGTATTCGGTCTTTAATTTTGAGGTCTGCCCTACATGTATACTTAATCTTAACTTAAGGATTTTTAATCCTTGTATTTTTTACGGTTATGCTTCCAAACATGTACCTAATATCACCGCTATGATGGCTTTTGTGATTTTGGGACATGCCATGAAAGCTTTAGTTGAAGCATCTTCAACAATATCTGATTCGTTGTTTGGTGTTTATGTAGCAAGCGAACCAGGAAGGCAATATCAGCAAAGCTTAATGGGAACAGTAGGTTTAGATGAACAAAGTATCCAAAGAAGAGCAGGTCAGCAATCTGGTACACCAAGTCGAAGACCTCAAATACCACAATCAGCTCAAAGATCAGCACCTAAAATACCGACAAACACAGGAAATCAATGA
- a CDS encoding type IV secretion system protein has translation MFKTKLSLLLVAIFLLNIDFLLSYPVFADTVSGTDKTEFVSRFNSTGSFSRASNPDCKAFKTAAAVAGIAIAIGAIFTGIVLIVSSAGVFTAIVIVGMIAAIVGVWKAIGGLVVCEHSFVKHPVARGHDGTYKNFKEDTGYSGCTNKNYQTEDEYFSCLQDKARENVNKKDYDGKRAEKEALNSNVQESTESYYWPKNGVQYSEYIEICHRNPLTFGNLFNKKDFDSREKPGYIDFDVREKDTGYVDGSWSPTVDGELKCKVLKAGQSEPIHGSTFKAVKKMGRLCVELASVRMLGIEMTPWPQGVDMGCTELPPDPLAPMCEKSVMKFKNKDGTGEYNVDLSDPINKDKDYKTIIREKEKEGKIFVDYDNKSCFSSYVSEACYNQAGSKSLSPIPITSMIVQCIKESLDNLVAGIDSSGNLLTDKNGHAKGSFLSVAQKRLKNTVTAILILALILFSIKAMSGGMRSPQEMYILIIKFALVIYFTTGSTMSHYYGELTKLSNGLSEIVLKASSESKNICNYEAGKDYEYNREGQKVSYSYLAPWDRLDCRILFYLGAPLDGIGGKIGTGGVATLAVLLGAAPVLLVAGSVIGIIFAGGQILVALVCIFMAILLMMVILWMCYVFILSIVALSVIVILSPLFIPMVLFQHTKGYFDGWLKELITYSLYPVILFAFLSFMFIACDKIYFKNLNFKLDESYKNEQPDKSYEKKQAEISYSKKKQWFKLKDGECDKNETTLACMMQNYSFKKSSILGLFDFTYMEFGSSLIGELLKLCLVLFLFYHFLNVLPGMAAELAGNHRAALGSGSTPAQMVNKALSAAKAAAGGAGQVAAAAVNKVRGAIGGGGDDNKGSGSSSSESIKPVESERR, from the coding sequence ATGTTTAAAACTAAACTGTCATTACTGTTAGTTGCGATATTTTTGTTAAATATAGATTTTTTGCTCTCATATCCAGTGTTTGCAGATACAGTAAGTGGTACTGACAAAACGGAATTTGTTAGCAGATTTAATTCTACTGGCAGCTTTAGTCGTGCTTCTAATCCTGACTGTAAGGCGTTTAAAACAGCTGCAGCAGTTGCTGGGATAGCAATTGCTATTGGTGCAATATTTACTGGTATTGTTTTGATTGTTTCTTCCGCTGGTGTATTTACTGCTATTGTTATTGTTGGAATGATAGCTGCAATTGTTGGAGTCTGGAAAGCAATAGGGGGGCTTGTTGTTTGTGAACATAGTTTTGTTAAACACCCAGTTGCACGTGGTCATGATGGAACATACAAAAATTTTAAAGAAGACACAGGTTATAGTGGCTGCACCAATAAAAATTACCAAACAGAAGATGAATATTTTTCTTGTTTACAAGATAAAGCTCGGGAAAACGTGAACAAAAAAGACTATGACGGGAAAAGAGCAGAAAAAGAAGCCTTAAATTCTAACGTTCAGGAGAGTACAGAAAGTTATTACTGGCCAAAAAACGGTGTGCAATACAGTGAATATATAGAAATATGTCATCGAAATCCTTTAACTTTTGGTAATCTTTTTAACAAGAAAGACTTTGATTCCAGAGAAAAACCTGGATACATAGACTTTGATGTAAGGGAAAAAGATACTGGATATGTAGATGGGTCATGGTCCCCGACGGTCGATGGTGAGCTGAAATGTAAAGTTCTCAAAGCAGGACAGAGCGAACCCATACATGGATCAACATTTAAAGCAGTGAAAAAAATGGGCAGATTATGTGTGGAGTTAGCAAGTGTGAGAATGCTTGGTATCGAAATGACTCCTTGGCCGCAAGGGGTTGATATGGGGTGCACGGAATTGCCACCTGACCCACTTGCTCCTATGTGTGAAAAATCTGTGATGAAATTCAAAAATAAAGATGGTACGGGTGAATATAATGTTGATCTTAGCGACCCTATAAATAAAGATAAAGATTACAAAACTATTATAAGGGAAAAGGAAAAAGAAGGAAAAATTTTTGTAGATTATGACAATAAAAGCTGTTTTAGCTCGTATGTCTCTGAAGCTTGCTACAATCAAGCGGGAAGTAAGTCATTATCTCCTATTCCCATAACTTCTATGATAGTGCAATGTATTAAGGAGTCGTTAGATAATTTAGTGGCAGGTATTGATTCAAGTGGTAACTTACTTACAGACAAAAATGGACATGCTAAGGGTAGTTTTTTGTCTGTAGCACAAAAAAGACTGAAGAACACTGTTACTGCTATCTTAATTTTAGCTTTGATATTGTTCTCTATAAAAGCCATGTCTGGTGGAATGCGTAGTCCACAAGAAATGTATATATTGATCATTAAGTTTGCTTTGGTGATTTACTTCACAACAGGTAGTACCATGTCTCATTATTACGGGGAATTAACAAAACTTTCGAACGGCTTATCAGAAATAGTGCTTAAAGCTTCATCTGAGAGTAAAAATATATGTAATTATGAGGCAGGTAAAGATTATGAATACAATCGTGAAGGGCAGAAGGTATCCTACAGTTATCTTGCACCTTGGGATAGGCTTGATTGCAGAATTTTATTTTATTTAGGTGCACCTTTAGATGGAATTGGTGGCAAAATTGGTACTGGAGGTGTTGCAACTTTAGCGGTTTTGCTTGGCGCTGCTCCTGTCTTGTTAGTTGCAGGTTCGGTGATTGGTATTATTTTCGCTGGTGGACAAATTTTAGTAGCTCTTGTCTGTATATTTATGGCCATTTTGCTGATGATGGTTATTTTGTGGATGTGCTATGTATTTATTTTATCTATAGTTGCTTTAAGTGTAATTGTTATTCTATCACCTTTGTTTATTCCTATGGTTTTATTCCAACACACCAAAGGATATTTTGATGGTTGGCTAAAAGAGTTAATTACCTACAGTTTATACCCAGTTATCCTTTTTGCATTTCTATCTTTTATGTTCATAGCATGTGATAAAATCTATTTTAAAAATTTAAATTTTAAACTGGACGAGTCATATAAAAATGAACAACCAGACAAGTCATATGAAAAGAAACAAGCAGAAATCTCATATAGTAAGAAAAAACAGTGGTTTAAATTGAAAGATGGGGAATGTGATAAAAATGAAACTACTCTCGCATGTATGATGCAAAATTATAGCTTTAAAAAGAGCAGCATACTTGGTCTATTCGACTTTACATACATGGAGTTTGGCAGCTCTCTAATCGGAGAATTATTAAAATTGTGTTTAGTATTATTCCTCTTTTACCACTTTTTAAACGTTCTTCCCGGCATGGCTGCTGAGCTTGCTGGTAATCACAGAGCAGCACTTGGTTCGGGTAGCACTCCTGCACAAATGGTGAATAAAGCTTTATCTGCTGCCAAAGCTGCTGCTGGAGGTGCTGGTCAAGTTGCTGCTGCGGCTGTAAATAAGGTAAGAGGGGCTATTGGAGGAGGTGGAGATGATAATAAGGGATCGGGATCTTCCTCTAGTGAATCTATAAAACCAGTGGAGAGTGAGCGCAGGTGA
- a CDS encoding type IV secretion system protein has translation MMSRKSLLLILCLVITGCTMDCVEPGLQSRNTSVSIDVPVREAGEGVKIHWVDSGQVISKDEKIKFTLGGSVNFCPLKEGKNPKRVLVPAVFCANDLIPNYSNKLIDNASLDEREICGDIGFGNNEFYSNRRYVDTGIKANPGDTLRFSLVPRKMTINCDKLEDLKGKVIFDDDYYKNKDSKASAGEVCKGGKFFYKDEQDSKKEFELDRLDKRKDKDGKEEDQQYRYLVGNGYTPYDNKVHFNKDYIQNSWINGALLDLRRTKIGLNELCNGKRCDFNELNKYSSYELNCYYHNICYNAKGIGENCVSSIRYEKYDKRNTCDMYSHLKRIEDELKEIEKNKRDSKQIDINLISNSKLNFKEDREDISWAEALVAKVGDLNNQNTAKGIQCFPERKGAKGDNVCSQIGDNFEHFSLKLNHDYKIDEKDIIPGSSVMLAIASNGNYQLHRGGYHVAVTRSCNFDSGEKLYMYLGDSPPGDPSVRKTNNFKKVKKLDKITEDNVDYYIIDGSHLVNEESKKIYFGINVENVEKDDITDKDSKYYEDNKYTVNLFLKRKINDFISSTVNKIFDFITDGSEDGIKIPYEGYRKGLLQGIRALLILYVIFTVVGYMLGTIQLSKFDFIIRIFKIAFIAFAFSDRSWEFFGTTLSGLFVDGSIYLVDSFSGYIGEGGKKFAFLDLTAGVLFTGETWLKFLSLMLSGPFGFIAFLAILYATFVFLRCIISATFKYVISTVLVAFLLSLAPLFIVFILFQQTKTLFDNWIKTLAHVSLQPVILFSSLSLLNQLMYSVLYNLTNFSACYQCLISVNFLSYDLCLMKSILPLGYSPGTSVDVALSTGERAVGHFAALPIDLIQAFIYLIIASSMEAFVSISETMAQALFSSGYGVAQSVSHISRSASQAMLSTVGLDDRTQNMIHNIKQGMSKDRSKIEAKLPDTPKQADGKGSAGREMSKSETLSQPDKQKDSDKTKGQVKED, from the coding sequence ATGATGAGCAGAAAATCATTATTATTGATACTATGTCTTGTAATTACTGGCTGCACAATGGATTGTGTTGAACCTGGGTTGCAGAGTAGAAATACTAGTGTCAGTATAGATGTTCCAGTGCGTGAAGCTGGCGAAGGAGTTAAAATTCATTGGGTTGATTCTGGTCAAGTAATTAGCAAGGATGAGAAAATCAAATTTACTCTTGGTGGGTCAGTAAATTTTTGTCCTCTTAAAGAAGGGAAAAATCCAAAGAGAGTACTTGTGCCTGCTGTATTTTGTGCTAATGATTTAATACCAAATTACAGTAATAAGTTAATTGATAATGCTAGCCTTGATGAACGAGAAATATGTGGGGATATAGGCTTTGGAAATAATGAATTCTATAGCAATAGACGTTATGTAGATACTGGAATTAAAGCAAATCCTGGTGATACATTAAGGTTTAGCTTAGTTCCTAGAAAAATGACAATTAATTGTGATAAATTAGAAGACCTTAAAGGAAAGGTTATTTTTGATGACGATTATTACAAAAATAAGGATAGTAAAGCTAGCGCAGGAGAGGTATGTAAAGGAGGTAAGTTTTTTTATAAAGATGAGCAAGATAGCAAAAAGGAATTTGAACTTGATCGACTAGATAAAAGGAAAGATAAAGATGGGAAAGAAGAGGATCAACAGTATAGATACTTGGTTGGTAATGGCTACACTCCATATGATAATAAGGTACATTTTAATAAGGATTATATTCAAAATTCATGGATAAATGGCGCATTGTTAGATTTACGACGAACTAAAATAGGACTGAATGAATTATGTAATGGGAAAAGGTGTGATTTTAATGAGCTGAACAAATACAGTTCTTATGAACTTAATTGTTACTATCATAATATATGTTACAACGCAAAAGGTATAGGGGAGAATTGCGTCTCTTCTATAAGGTATGAGAAGTATGATAAAAGAAATACATGTGACATGTATTCTCACCTTAAACGTATTGAGGATGAACTAAAAGAGATTGAAAAAAATAAGAGGGATTCTAAGCAGATTGACATTAATTTAATATCAAATTCTAAATTAAACTTCAAAGAGGACAGAGAAGATATTTCTTGGGCTGAGGCTCTTGTTGCAAAAGTTGGCGATCTTAATAATCAGAATACTGCTAAAGGTATTCAATGTTTTCCAGAGAGAAAGGGTGCAAAAGGGGATAATGTGTGTTCGCAAATTGGTGATAATTTTGAACATTTTTCTTTGAAATTAAATCATGATTATAAAATAGATGAAAAAGATATAATACCTGGTAGTAGTGTGATGCTTGCTATAGCAAGTAATGGCAACTACCAACTTCATAGAGGTGGATATCATGTTGCAGTGACTAGATCATGTAACTTCGATAGTGGTGAAAAACTGTATATGTACTTGGGTGATAGCCCGCCAGGAGATCCATCTGTTCGAAAGACTAATAATTTCAAAAAAGTAAAGAAATTAGATAAAATAACAGAGGATAATGTAGACTATTACATAATAGATGGAAGTCATTTGGTAAATGAAGAGTCTAAGAAAATATATTTTGGTATTAATGTAGAAAACGTAGAGAAAGATGATATTACGGATAAAGATAGCAAATATTATGAAGATAACAAATACACAGTAAATTTATTTTTAAAAAGAAAAATAAACGATTTTATTTCATCAACTGTAAACAAGATTTTTGATTTCATAACAGACGGGAGTGAAGACGGAATTAAAATTCCATATGAAGGATATAGAAAGGGGCTTCTACAAGGAATAAGAGCTTTGCTTATTCTATACGTTATATTTACTGTTGTTGGCTATATGCTTGGAACAATACAATTAAGTAAATTCGATTTTATTATAAGAATATTCAAAATAGCATTTATAGCTTTTGCTTTTAGTGATAGAAGTTGGGAATTCTTTGGTACAACTTTGTCTGGGCTTTTTGTTGATGGTAGCATTTATTTAGTTGATAGTTTTTCTGGCTATATAGGAGAAGGAGGTAAAAAATTTGCATTCTTAGATTTAACAGCGGGAGTATTATTTACAGGAGAAACATGGCTGAAATTTTTGTCTTTAATGCTATCAGGACCTTTTGGCTTTATTGCATTTTTGGCAATACTTTATGCTACTTTTGTGTTTTTAAGATGCATTATTAGTGCTACGTTTAAGTATGTAATATCTACTGTTTTAGTGGCATTTTTATTGTCATTGGCACCTTTATTTATCGTATTTATTCTATTTCAACAAACTAAAACATTATTTGATAATTGGATAAAAACGCTGGCTCATGTTTCATTGCAACCAGTCATTTTATTTTCATCCTTGTCTCTTTTAAACCAGTTAATGTATTCAGTTCTATACAACCTCACAAATTTTTCTGCATGCTATCAATGCTTAATTAGTGTAAATTTTTTATCGTATGATCTGTGTCTTATGAAATCAATATTACCTCTTGGGTATAGTCCTGGTACTAGTGTTGATGTTGCGCTCAGTACTGGAGAAAGGGCTGTTGGGCACTTTGCAGCATTACCTATAGATCTAATCCAGGCATTTATATATCTCATCATTGCTAGTTCAATGGAAGCTTTTGTTTCTATATCAGAAACTATGGCGCAGGCGTTGTTCAGCTCTGGTTATGGAGTTGCTCAAAGTGTTAGTCATATTTCTAGGAGCGCATCACAAGCTATGCTGTCAACTGTTGGCCTTGATGATAGAACCCAAAATATGATACATAACATCAAGCAGGGAATGAGTAAAGATCGTAGCAAAATTGAAGCTAAATTGCCTGATACACCAAAGCAAGCAGATGGGAAAGGGAGTGCTGGCAGAGAAATGAGCAAATCTGAAACACTAAGCCAGCCAGATAAGCAAAAGGATTCTGATAAAACAAAAGGACAAGTCAAGGAAGATTGA
- a CDS encoding type IV secretion system protein: MQSRLGKCWFRLLILVICVLVTGCSKNDMPFPRCISADYFGPEPIAIGAHFSRDHDAFVPEDGEIIDPNTGEINYGFHSNQVVKWKDTGFETNGDSLVVRVNGAWTSWSNNNKKESKGSYNLQSLEQLKYATKFEGKQGDNSLPDFHLVCNNYKPSIQKFSSKPKASCTVNCKCINEDDSANTVSRGAPCWFTNGHGAYLLFKTGKDDPNENLKLMRDPQYPTVHLGYNSVAEDGSGLFTLDRDNTTLQDRNCNTVRLEKGWKIYVKILDRYYLDNAGGYSFEFLSGVQKPSNFGFFDYVYNYLKCVLLINENCKKHFDSNDPAAAQAMFQNIAEKSTSFHNFVLSLLVLFIVISSLLYLFGMIRETKHDMLIRMMKITLVIVLISPGSFRFFYDHFLVLFVKGLEQLISIITNFAPNMNTGGNSNVAQGNEAKLFSFMEDMFNKFFAYSVWKKFAAFLHYQMWASLLMIPAIFIGIVLYFLLCMYAYIIFLSGFMGIAFLVAIMPLFLISILFSPLKSLFEGWIKFCISFCLQSIMIFTLLSLLAAMTMNTFYKQLGFTVCYNKWLEIKLCAPKWVFGGFCIIDKEYFSWTPGQIFVPYAIGEASPLNVDKNIEGIEKLSRIGGTVKFTGGAGYIPLPPDYINKGFRYIDYPFLNPVPGTEKNPADHYIAESDIVVDANCSEKDLVRLTNSLLHASEKADILLLIDNIDGKIKKRYCQSQQHEEECRNYEKIIGDYKKGIIRPNSKSEIKSLVQGVITQSVSCQSENFYDINQNYQENSDYQRVQDIQRGYLINAGEIFVLFLLSFLMFSLKEFVQQMGSSIAGGGFGVYNISSMYQASPVTGLMQGLKQQMQDKIGGGLESLGNWATHVPDRLAGGTANLLGRIPGVGGVLKYSINVPRKLVGATIEATKFATSPKNDVDKLEEKIYRAFGIDKEDIAHRRIDKYLEYYKGYVGSHLGYTIEDAMKFTWEHGLDSIGINPATGEKDGYQHNLLYRAKTYRREFLEKLHDYTIGRKREPEEDESSKENKPNQSNRKLGTEPETLKNTTEAIRAGEDRERQDNERNENIENDEES, encoded by the coding sequence ATGCAATCACGCTTAGGCAAATGTTGGTTTAGGTTATTAATTTTGGTAATCTGTGTTCTGGTTACAGGTTGTAGTAAGAATGATATGCCTTTTCCAAGATGTATATCTGCTGATTATTTTGGTCCTGAACCCATTGCAATTGGTGCTCATTTTTCAAGAGATCATGATGCTTTTGTTCCAGAAGATGGAGAAATTATTGATCCTAATACTGGCGAAATTAATTATGGTTTTCACTCTAATCAAGTGGTGAAGTGGAAAGATACTGGATTTGAAACCAATGGAGATAGTTTAGTAGTACGAGTAAATGGTGCATGGACATCTTGGAGTAATAATAATAAGAAAGAATCTAAAGGTAGTTATAATTTGCAAAGCTTGGAACAGCTAAAATATGCGACTAAGTTTGAAGGTAAACAAGGCGATAATAGTCTGCCTGACTTTCACTTAGTTTGTAATAATTATAAACCTAGCATACAAAAATTTTCAAGTAAGCCTAAAGCAAGTTGCACTGTAAATTGCAAGTGCATTAATGAAGATGATAGCGCAAATACAGTATCACGTGGTGCTCCATGTTGGTTTACCAACGGTCATGGTGCTTATCTTTTGTTTAAAACGGGGAAAGATGATCCTAACGAAAATCTAAAGTTAATGCGCGATCCTCAATATCCTACTGTACATCTAGGTTACAATTCCGTAGCGGAAGATGGAAGTGGGCTTTTTACTTTAGACAGAGATAACACCACATTACAGGACAGGAATTGTAATACGGTGAGGTTAGAAAAAGGATGGAAAATATATGTAAAGATATTAGATAGATATTATCTAGATAATGCAGGTGGCTACTCTTTTGAATTTTTGAGCGGAGTGCAGAAACCAAGTAACTTTGGATTTTTTGATTACGTTTATAACTATCTAAAATGTGTATTATTGATTAACGAAAATTGTAAAAAGCATTTTGATAGCAATGATCCTGCAGCTGCACAAGCGATGTTTCAAAATATAGCTGAAAAAAGTACGAGCTTTCACAATTTTGTTCTTTCCTTGCTTGTTCTATTTATAGTGATTTCATCGCTTCTTTATCTTTTTGGAATGATAAGAGAAACTAAGCATGATATGCTCATCAGAATGATGAAAATCACTCTAGTAATAGTGCTTATATCTCCTGGAAGTTTTAGATTTTTCTATGATCATTTTCTTGTTTTATTTGTTAAAGGTCTTGAACAATTGATAAGCATAATTACTAATTTTGCTCCCAACATGAACACCGGAGGTAATTCAAACGTTGCTCAAGGAAATGAAGCTAAATTGTTTAGCTTCATGGAGGATATGTTTAATAAGTTTTTTGCTTACTCTGTTTGGAAAAAGTTTGCAGCATTTTTACATTATCAAATGTGGGCAAGTCTCCTTATGATACCGGCAATTTTTATAGGGATTGTCTTATATTTCCTGCTGTGTATGTATGCTTACATAATATTCCTTTCTGGTTTTATGGGTATAGCTTTTCTTGTAGCTATAATGCCGCTATTCCTAATCTCTATTTTATTTTCACCACTGAAAAGTCTATTTGAGGGTTGGATAAAATTCTGTATTAGTTTCTGTTTGCAATCAATTATGATATTTACCCTGCTGTCATTACTTGCTGCGATGACAATGAATACCTTTTATAAACAGTTAGGCTTTACTGTGTGCTATAATAAATGGCTTGAAATAAAGTTATGTGCTCCAAAATGGGTATTTGGTGGTTTTTGTATAATTGATAAAGAATACTTTAGCTGGACTCCAGGGCAAATTTTTGTACCTTATGCTATTGGAGAGGCTTCTCCATTGAACGTAGATAAGAATATAGAAGGTATAGAAAAACTAAGCAGAATAGGTGGTACAGTAAAGTTTACTGGTGGCGCTGGATATATCCCTCTTCCACCAGATTACATTAATAAAGGTTTTCGTTATATAGATTACCCTTTCTTGAACCCAGTGCCTGGTACTGAGAAAAATCCAGCAGACCATTATATAGCAGAAAGTGATATAGTAGTTGATGCTAATTGTAGTGAAAAAGATCTAGTGCGTCTAACGAATAGTTTATTACATGCATCAGAAAAGGCTGATATCTTATTGTTAATAGATAATATAGATGGTAAGATAAAAAAGCGTTATTGTCAATCTCAACAGCATGAAGAAGAGTGCAGAAATTATGAGAAAATAATAGGCGATTACAAAAAGGGTATCATTCGACCAAATTCAAAAAGTGAAATAAAGTCTTTAGTGCAAGGTGTAATTACGCAAAGTGTAAGCTGCCAATCAGAGAATTTTTATGATATAAATCAAAACTATCAAGAAAATAGTGATTACCAAAGGGTGCAAGACATACAGAGAGGTTATTTAATCAACGCAGGAGAGATCTTTGTATTGTTCTTGCTTTCGTTTTTGATGTTTTCTTTGAAGGAGTTTGTACAACAGATGGGCTCAAGCATTGCCGGTGGTGGGTTTGGTGTTTACAATATATCTAGTATGTATCAAGCATCACCTGTGACTGGTTTAATGCAGGGATTAAAACAACAGATGCAAGATAAAATTGGTGGAGGGCTAGAGTCTTTAGGTAATTGGGCTACTCATGTACCGGACAGATTAGCTGGAGGTACAGCTAATTTGCTAGGTAGAATACCAGGAGTTGGGGGTGTGCTGAAATATTCTATTAATGTGCCACGTAAGCTTGTAGGTGCTACTATTGAAGCAACAAAATTTGCAACATCACCTAAAAATGATGTTGATAAGCTTGAGGAAAAAATCTACAGGGCGTTTGGAATTGATAAAGAAGATATTGCACATAGAAGAATTGATAAATATTTAGAATATTATAAAGGATATGTAGGATCACATTTGGGCTATACAATAGAAGATGCTATGAAGTTTAC